One Leclercia pneumoniae genomic region harbors:
- a CDS encoding ABC transporter substrate-binding protein, which translates to MKTTLLSTLIASGIALATLTGAAQAKGRLVVYCSATNEMCEAETKAFGDKYDVKTSFIRNGSGSTLAKVDAEKKNPQADVWYGGTLDPQSQAGEMGLLQPYKSKNLEQIMEKFRDPAKVKGNLSSAVYVGILGFGVNTQRLKEKNLPVPQCWKDLTKPEYKGEIQIADPQSSGTAYTALATFVQLWGEAQAFDYLKQLNGNVSQYTKSGIAPARNAARGETAIGIGFLHDYSLEKEQGAPLELISPCEGTGYEIGGVSILKGARNEENAKLFVDWVLSKEAQELAWKKGKSYQILTNTTAETSQNSLKLDDLKLISYDMDKYGSTDVRKALINKWVSDVKMGK; encoded by the coding sequence ATGAAAACGACACTTCTCTCTACCCTCATTGCTTCCGGGATCGCGCTGGCTACCTTAACGGGTGCCGCACAGGCCAAAGGCCGCCTGGTGGTTTACTGCAGCGCAACCAACGAAATGTGCGAAGCCGAAACCAAAGCGTTCGGCGATAAGTACGACGTCAAAACCTCGTTTATCCGCAACGGTTCCGGCAGCACGCTGGCGAAGGTGGATGCCGAGAAGAAAAACCCGCAGGCCGACGTCTGGTATGGCGGCACCCTGGATCCGCAGTCTCAGGCGGGCGAAATGGGGCTGCTGCAGCCGTACAAATCGAAGAACCTTGAGCAGATCATGGAGAAATTCCGCGATCCGGCGAAAGTGAAGGGCAACCTCTCTTCGGCGGTCTACGTCGGGATCCTCGGCTTTGGTGTGAATACCCAGCGTCTGAAAGAGAAGAACCTGCCGGTGCCTCAGTGCTGGAAAGATCTGACCAAACCGGAATACAAAGGCGAGATCCAGATTGCCGATCCGCAAAGTTCCGGCACTGCCTACACCGCGCTGGCAACCTTTGTCCAGCTGTGGGGTGAAGCTCAGGCCTTCGACTACCTGAAGCAGCTTAACGGTAACGTCTCTCAGTACACCAAATCCGGCATCGCCCCAGCGCGTAACGCCGCACGCGGCGAAACGGCCATCGGCATCGGGTTCCTGCACGACTACTCCCTGGAAAAAGAGCAAGGGGCGCCGCTGGAGCTGATCTCCCCGTGCGAAGGCACCGGGTATGAAATTGGCGGCGTGAGCATTCTGAAAGGGGCGCGTAACGAAGAGAATGCGAAGCTGTTCGTCGACTGGGTATTGTCGAAAGAGGCTCAGGAGCTGGCATGGAAGAAAGGCAAATCCTATCAGATCCTGACCAACACCACGGCGGAAACTTCGCAGAACTCCCTCAAGCTCGACGATCTGAAGTTGATCAGTTACGACATGGATAAGTATGGCTCCACGGATGTGCGAAAAGCGTTGATCAACAAATGGGTCAGCGACGTGAAGATGGGTAAATAA
- the uhpC gene encoding MFS transporter family glucose-6-phosphate receptor UhpC, translating to MHVLSAEQVSQRYRALRPRLLLCMVIGYAAFYLTRKSLNYVLPALQMDLGLSKSDIGLIGSLFYLSYGLSKFAAGLWHDSHGQRAFMGIGLLATGVLNVLFTFSDAFPLLLFIWTLNGFFQGWGWPPCARLLTHWYSRNERGFWWGCWNTSINIGGAIIPLICAAAAHWWGWQAAMLTPGIISIVLGLWLTTQLRGTPQEEGLPTVGEWRNDPLELRQQQQSPPMGLWQMLRSTMLQNPMIWLLGASYVLVYLIRIALNDWGNIWLAESHGVNLLSANATVMLFEVGGLLGALFAGWGSDLLFSGQRAPMILLFTLGLMVSVAALWLAPVHHYALLAMCFFTVGFFVFGPQMLIGLAAVECGHKQAAGSITGFLGVFAYLGAALAGWPLSQVIERYGWSGMFSLLSIAAVLMGLLLMPLLMAGITASRSHITS from the coding sequence ATGCACGTACTGTCTGCCGAACAGGTTTCACAACGTTATCGGGCGCTTCGCCCCAGACTGCTGCTGTGTATGGTGATTGGCTACGCCGCGTTCTACCTGACGCGTAAAAGCCTTAACTATGTGTTACCCGCGCTGCAGATGGATTTGGGGCTGAGTAAGAGTGATATCGGGCTGATTGGCTCGCTCTTCTACCTGAGCTACGGACTGTCGAAATTTGCCGCCGGACTCTGGCACGACAGCCACGGTCAGCGGGCATTTATGGGCATCGGGCTGCTGGCGACAGGGGTGTTGAACGTGTTGTTCACCTTTAGCGATGCCTTCCCGCTGCTGCTGTTTATCTGGACGTTGAACGGCTTCTTCCAGGGATGGGGATGGCCGCCCTGCGCCAGATTGTTGACCCACTGGTACTCGCGCAATGAGCGCGGCTTCTGGTGGGGATGCTGGAATACCTCCATCAATATTGGTGGGGCAATTATTCCACTGATTTGTGCCGCTGCCGCCCACTGGTGGGGCTGGCAGGCGGCGATGCTGACACCGGGGATAATCAGCATCGTGCTTGGCCTGTGGCTGACCACACAACTGCGGGGCACACCGCAGGAAGAGGGTCTGCCGACGGTCGGCGAATGGCGTAACGATCCGCTCGAGTTACGCCAGCAACAGCAGAGCCCGCCGATGGGTTTGTGGCAGATGTTACGCAGCACCATGCTGCAAAACCCGATGATCTGGCTGCTCGGGGCGTCGTATGTGCTGGTGTATCTCATCCGCATCGCCCTGAACGACTGGGGGAATATCTGGCTGGCAGAGAGCCACGGGGTAAACCTGCTGAGCGCTAACGCTACGGTGATGCTCTTTGAAGTGGGCGGACTGCTGGGAGCGCTCTTTGCCGGGTGGGGATCGGATCTGCTGTTCAGTGGTCAGCGTGCGCCGATGATTTTGCTTTTCACGCTGGGGTTGATGGTGTCGGTGGCCGCCCTGTGGCTGGCGCCGGTCCACCATTACGCCCTGCTGGCGATGTGTTTTTTTACGGTGGGATTTTTTGTCTTTGGTCCGCAGATGCTCATTGGCCTTGCCGCCGTGGAGTGTGGACATAAACAGGCTGCAGGGTCGATTACCGGTTTTCTTGGCGTGTTCGCTTATCTGGGGGCCGCGCTAGCCGGGTGGCCGCTGTCGCAGGTTATCGAACGCTACGGCTGGTCGGGAATGTTCAGTTTGCTCTCGATCGCCGCCGTGCTGATGGGTTTGTTACTGATGCCATTGCTGATGGCGGGCATCACCGCTTCTCGCAGTCACATAACGTCATAA
- a CDS encoding MASE1 domain-containing sensor histidine kinase: MRRPLRHLILSLFIMLAWGTGWLMLWTLSFYLTHNGQQAALFLPQGVYLALLILLARRYWPALILPVLAALLWLHGEQLLTHHVMLAVPLTGLLSAWLAQRYWHAFPLYWQRLSMLIAAVTVNALLQTLLLSPFLESPATLLLLASFTGGVLLTPFVYLVFEFLRQQHRYHLLGLDTSNPPLRTSLIIWCSLFFIIGIGTQMVLSPSLERLLLIVVFLPNVVMAWKFGWQGGVLSGLLGSMMITIARQVGIGFSDLLELEIFLATQSLLGMGLGIAISRQQHLAMNLDRYRRRLEAELQARRELTEKLIHTEEDTRKHLARELHDEIGQNITAIQIQSQLVKRAGDTPLAVEAAGQINELARRIHHSTRQLLRQLRPPVLDELSLKEALHHLVNEFAFTERGITCRFDYQLPAPPQSETVIFTLYRLLQELLNNVSKHADASEVSILLCQRHDQLHLEVRDNGSGMGSQQPAGFGIQGMRERVSALGGDLTLESHAGTRVIVNLPTNLQQTPY; the protein is encoded by the coding sequence ATGCGGCGCCCCCTGCGACATCTTATTCTTTCGTTGTTTATTATGCTGGCCTGGGGCACCGGCTGGCTGATGCTATGGACGCTCAGTTTTTACCTCACCCACAATGGCCAGCAGGCGGCGCTTTTTCTGCCGCAGGGCGTTTATCTGGCCCTGCTGATTCTGCTCGCACGCCGCTACTGGCCGGCGCTGATCCTGCCCGTGCTGGCGGCGCTATTGTGGCTGCACGGGGAGCAATTACTTACCCACCACGTCATGCTCGCGGTGCCGCTAACCGGCCTGCTCAGCGCCTGGTTAGCCCAGCGCTACTGGCACGCGTTTCCCCTCTACTGGCAACGTCTCTCGATGCTGATTGCGGCCGTAACGGTTAATGCCCTGCTACAAACCCTGCTGTTGTCACCGTTTCTGGAAAGCCCCGCTACCCTGCTATTACTGGCCTCGTTTACCGGTGGGGTGTTGCTTACTCCGTTTGTCTATCTGGTATTTGAATTTTTGCGCCAGCAGCATCGCTATCATCTGCTGGGGCTGGATACCAGCAACCCGCCGCTGCGGACGTCCCTTATTATCTGGTGCAGCCTCTTTTTCATTATCGGCATCGGCACCCAGATGGTGCTCTCCCCATCGCTGGAGCGGTTACTGCTGATTGTGGTATTCCTGCCCAACGTGGTGATGGCGTGGAAATTTGGCTGGCAGGGCGGCGTACTCTCCGGGTTACTCGGCAGCATGATGATCACCATTGCCCGGCAGGTCGGGATCGGATTTAGCGATCTGCTGGAGCTGGAGATTTTCCTCGCCACCCAGTCTCTGCTGGGGATGGGTCTGGGGATCGCCATCAGCCGCCAGCAGCATCTGGCGATGAACCTTGACCGCTACCGCCGTCGGCTGGAAGCGGAGTTACAGGCCCGGCGAGAGCTGACGGAAAAGCTGATCCATACTGAAGAAGATACCCGCAAGCACCTTGCGCGCGAACTGCATGATGAGATTGGCCAGAACATCACCGCTATCCAGATCCAGTCTCAGCTGGTGAAACGGGCGGGCGATACGCCGCTGGCCGTGGAAGCCGCCGGTCAGATTAACGAACTGGCACGTCGTATTCATCACTCCACCCGCCAGCTACTGCGCCAGCTTCGCCCACCGGTGCTGGATGAGCTCTCCCTGAAGGAGGCGCTACATCATCTGGTGAATGAGTTTGCCTTTACCGAGCGCGGCATCACCTGCCGGTTTGACTACCAGCTCCCCGCCCCGCCGCAGAGTGAAACCGTCATTTTCACCCTCTACCGCCTGCTGCAAGAGTTGCTGAATAACGTAAGCAAGCACGCCGACGCCAGCGAGGTGTCAATCTTGCTCTGTCAGCGCCATGATCAGCTGCATCTTGAGGTACGTGATAACGGCAGCGGGATGGGTTCACAGCAGCCAGCAGGGTTTGGTATTCAGGGGATGCGTGAGCGCGTCTCTGCCCTGGGTGGCGATTTGACGCTGGAATCCCACGCGGGGACGCGCGTAATTGTTAACCTGCCCACAAATTTGCAACAAACACCGTATTAA
- a CDS encoding response regulator transcription factor: protein MIKVVLVDDHVVVRSGFAQLLNLEDDLVVEGQYSSAAEAWPALSRDAIDVAVMDVAMPDENGLSLLKRLRQLRPQFRAIILSIYDTPAFVQSALDAGASGYLTKRCGPEELVQAVRSVGMGGHYLCADAVKALRGGEPTSSVLNVLTPREREVFELLVKGESVKEIAFKLALSHKTVHVHRANVLGKLQCNSTIELVHFALDNQLLTGH from the coding sequence ATGATCAAAGTCGTGCTGGTAGACGATCACGTGGTGGTCCGTTCCGGGTTCGCCCAGCTATTAAATCTGGAAGATGATCTGGTGGTCGAAGGCCAATACAGCAGCGCCGCTGAGGCCTGGCCGGCCCTCTCACGTGATGCGATTGACGTCGCCGTCATGGATGTCGCCATGCCCGATGAGAACGGACTGAGCCTGCTTAAGCGACTGCGTCAGCTACGCCCTCAGTTTCGCGCCATTATTCTGAGCATTTATGACACGCCGGCGTTTGTTCAAAGCGCGCTTGATGCGGGCGCCAGCGGCTATTTGACCAAACGCTGCGGCCCGGAAGAGCTGGTACAGGCGGTACGTTCCGTCGGCATGGGTGGCCACTATTTATGTGCCGATGCGGTAAAAGCGCTGCGCGGCGGCGAGCCGACGTCCAGCGTGCTCAACGTGCTCACCCCACGCGAACGGGAGGTGTTTGAGCTGCTGGTCAAAGGCGAGAGCGTCAAAGAGATTGCCTTTAAACTGGCCCTGAGCCACAAAACCGTACACGTCCATCGCGCCAACGTGCTTGGCAAATTACAGTGCAACAGCACCATTGAGCTGGTGCATTTTGCCCTCGACAACCAGTTACTCACGGGCCACTGA
- the tauA gene encoding taurine ABC transporter substrate-binding protein codes for MAISSRMTLLGALALWAFQAQAVDVTVAYQTSAEPAKVAQADNTFARASGANVDWRKFDSGAAIVRALASGDVQIGNLGSSPLAVAASQQVPIEVFLLASQLGQSEALVVKKSITKPADLIGKRIAVPFISTTHYSLLAALKHWGIKPGQVQILNLQPPAIIAAWQRGDIDGAYVWAPAVNELEKEGTVLTDSEKVGQWGAPTLDVWVVRKDFAEKHPGVVKAFAKSAIDAQQPYIANPDEWLKQPDNLEKLSRLSGVPKADVPGLVKGNTYLTPVQQAQQLAGPVNKAIVDTAGFLKEQGKVPAVAADYSQYVTDRFVK; via the coding sequence ATGGCGATTTCATCGAGAATGACGTTACTCGGCGCGCTGGCGCTGTGGGCATTTCAGGCGCAGGCGGTGGATGTCACCGTCGCGTACCAAACCTCTGCCGAGCCGGCGAAAGTGGCCCAGGCGGATAACACCTTTGCCAGGGCGAGCGGCGCCAACGTGGACTGGCGCAAATTCGACAGCGGGGCTGCTATCGTGCGGGCGCTGGCTTCCGGCGATGTACAGATTGGAAACCTCGGCTCCAGCCCGCTGGCGGTGGCGGCCAGCCAGCAGGTACCAATTGAAGTTTTCCTGCTGGCGTCCCAGCTTGGCCAGTCTGAAGCGCTGGTCGTAAAGAAAAGTATCACGAAGCCCGCCGATCTTATCGGCAAGCGCATCGCCGTTCCCTTTATCTCCACCACCCATTACAGCCTGCTGGCAGCGCTCAAACACTGGGGCATCAAGCCGGGGCAGGTCCAAATTCTTAACCTGCAACCCCCGGCAATTATTGCCGCCTGGCAGCGCGGCGATATCGATGGTGCCTACGTCTGGGCACCTGCCGTAAATGAGCTGGAAAAAGAGGGTACCGTGCTCACCGACTCCGAAAAAGTAGGGCAGTGGGGGGCGCCAACGCTCGACGTATGGGTTGTGCGCAAAGACTTTGCTGAAAAACATCCCGGGGTCGTCAAGGCCTTTGCCAAAAGCGCCATCGACGCCCAGCAGCCCTACATTGCCAATCCGGATGAATGGCTGAAACAACCCGATAATCTGGAAAAACTCTCTCGTCTGAGCGGCGTACCGAAGGCGGACGTGCCGGGGCTGGTGAAGGGCAACACCTACCTGACCCCTGTCCAGCAGGCTCAGCAACTGGCCGGGCCGGTGAATAAAGCGATTGTGGATACCGCAGGCTTCCTGAAAGAACAAGGCAAAGTGCCGGCGGTAGCGGCAGATTACAGCCAGTACGTTACCGACCGCTTTGTCAAATAA
- the tauB gene encoding taurine ABC transporter ATP-binding subunit, whose protein sequence is MLNITHLSADYAGKPALEEINLTLDRGELLVVLGPSGCGKTTLLNLIAGFLPYQHGSIQLEGKKVQGPGAERGVVFQNEGLLPWRNVQENVAFGLQLAGLGREQRLTVAREMLKKVGLEGAEKRYIWQLSGGQRQRVGIARALAANPQLLLLDEPFGALDAFTREQMQTLLLRLWHETGKQVLLITHDIEEAIFMATELVLLSPGPGRVQERLSLDFARRYVAGELVRSIKSDPQFIEQREYVLSRVFEQREAFS, encoded by the coding sequence ATGCTGAATATTACCCATCTGTCTGCGGATTACGCTGGAAAGCCCGCACTGGAAGAGATCAATCTGACGCTCGACCGCGGTGAGCTGCTGGTCGTGTTGGGGCCGTCTGGCTGCGGTAAAACCACGCTGTTGAATCTGATTGCCGGGTTTCTTCCTTATCAGCATGGCAGCATCCAGCTGGAGGGAAAAAAGGTCCAGGGGCCAGGCGCGGAACGTGGCGTGGTGTTTCAGAACGAGGGGCTGTTGCCCTGGCGTAACGTGCAGGAGAACGTGGCCTTTGGCCTGCAGCTGGCGGGCCTTGGGCGTGAGCAGCGCCTGACCGTTGCCCGGGAGATGCTCAAAAAAGTGGGGCTCGAAGGGGCGGAAAAACGCTATATCTGGCAGCTTTCTGGAGGCCAGCGCCAGCGGGTGGGGATTGCCCGCGCGCTGGCGGCGAACCCGCAGCTTCTGCTGCTGGATGAGCCCTTTGGGGCGCTCGACGCCTTCACCCGTGAACAGATGCAAACCCTGCTGCTGCGTCTGTGGCATGAGACCGGAAAACAGGTGCTGTTGATTACGCACGATATTGAAGAAGCGATATTTATGGCCACGGAACTGGTGTTGTTATCGCCCGGGCCTGGACGCGTGCAGGAGCGCTTGTCGCTCGACTTTGCCCGTCGCTACGTGGCGGGTGAGCTGGTGCGCAGTATTAAATCCGATCCGCAGTTTATCGAGCAGCGCGAATATGTGCTGAGTCGCGTGTTTGAACAACGGGAGGCATTCTCGTGA
- the tauC gene encoding taurine ABC transporter permease TauC, with amino-acid sequence MSIVFGEKTRRSRFALRWPFSRQITLSVSTLVALLAVWWAVAAQQWISPLFLPPPGQVLEKLISIAGPQGFMDATLWQHLGASLARILVALLAAVVVGIPVGIAMGLSPTLRGILDPLIELYRPVPPLAYLPLMVIWFGIGETSKILLIYLAIFAPVAMSALAGVKSAQQVRIRAAQSLGASRVQVLLFVILPGALPEILTGLRIGLGVGWSTLVAAELIAATRGLGFMVQSAGEFLATDVVLAGIAVIAVIAFGLELGLRALQRRLTPWHGEIQ; translated from the coding sequence GTGAGCATTGTCTTCGGTGAAAAAACGCGGCGCTCGCGCTTCGCATTACGCTGGCCCTTCTCCCGTCAAATCACGTTGAGCGTGAGTACGCTGGTGGCGTTGCTGGCCGTGTGGTGGGCCGTTGCGGCCCAGCAGTGGATCAGCCCGCTCTTTCTCCCCCCGCCGGGTCAGGTGCTGGAGAAACTGATCAGCATCGCCGGCCCACAAGGCTTTATGGACGCCACGCTCTGGCAGCACTTAGGGGCCAGCCTGGCGCGTATTCTGGTGGCGCTGCTGGCGGCAGTGGTCGTCGGCATCCCGGTGGGGATCGCGATGGGGTTAAGCCCAACGCTGCGCGGCATTCTGGATCCGCTGATAGAGCTTTACCGGCCGGTGCCGCCGCTGGCCTATCTGCCGCTGATGGTTATCTGGTTTGGGATCGGTGAAACCTCAAAAATCTTGCTGATCTATCTGGCAATTTTTGCTCCTGTGGCGATGTCTGCCCTGGCGGGGGTGAAAAGTGCTCAGCAGGTGCGGATTCGTGCCGCGCAGTCGCTTGGCGCCAGCCGCGTGCAGGTGCTGCTTTTTGTGATTTTGCCCGGTGCTTTGCCGGAAATTTTAACCGGGCTGCGTATTGGTCTTGGCGTGGGCTGGTCAACGCTGGTAGCGGCCGAGCTTATCGCCGCCACGCGTGGGTTGGGGTTTATGGTGCAGTCGGCTGGAGAGTTCCTGGCGACTGACGTGGTGCTGGCAGGTATTGCGGTGATTGCCGTGATTGCCTTCGGATTAGAACTGGGGTTGCGCGCGTTACAGCGTCGTCTGACGCCCTGGCATGGAGAGATTCAATGA
- the tauD gene encoding taurine dioxygenase, giving the protein MSERLTITPLGPYIGAQVSGLDVSRPLSDNQFEQLYHAVLRHQVVFLREQAITPQQQRALALRFGDLHIHPVYPHAEGVEEIIVLDTHNNNPPDNDNWHTDVTFIDTPPAGAILAAKQLPETGGDTLWASGIAAFEALSAPFQTLLSGLRAEHDFKKSFQEYKYRKTEEEHQRWQEAVAKHPPLLHPVVRTHPVTGKQALFVNEGFTTRIVDVTEKESEALLHFLFAHITKPEFQVRWRWQENDLAIWDNRVTQHYANADYLPQRRIMQRATILGDKPFYRAS; this is encoded by the coding sequence ATGAGTGAACGTCTGACCATTACCCCGCTGGGGCCGTACATTGGCGCGCAGGTCTCGGGCCTGGATGTCAGCCGCCCGCTGAGCGATAACCAGTTTGAGCAGCTGTACCATGCGGTGCTGCGCCATCAGGTGGTCTTCCTGCGCGAGCAGGCCATCACGCCACAGCAGCAGCGTGCGCTGGCACTGCGTTTTGGCGATCTGCATATCCACCCCGTCTATCCCCATGCGGAAGGGGTGGAGGAGATAATTGTGCTGGATACCCATAACAATAACCCGCCGGATAATGACAACTGGCACACCGATGTGACCTTTATCGATACGCCACCTGCCGGGGCGATTCTGGCGGCGAAACAGTTACCCGAAACGGGCGGAGACACGCTCTGGGCCAGCGGTATTGCGGCCTTTGAGGCGTTATCGGCACCCTTCCAGACGCTACTGAGCGGACTGCGAGCGGAGCACGATTTTAAGAAATCGTTCCAGGAGTATAAGTACCGTAAGACCGAAGAGGAGCACCAGCGCTGGCAGGAGGCGGTGGCGAAGCATCCTCCGCTGCTGCATCCGGTGGTGCGTACCCATCCGGTGACGGGCAAACAGGCGCTGTTTGTGAACGAAGGGTTTACCACCCGTATTGTGGACGTCACCGAAAAAGAGAGCGAGGCGCTGTTACACTTCCTCTTCGCGCATATCACCAAACCGGAGTTTCAGGTGCGCTGGCGCTGGCAGGAGAACGATCTGGCGATCTGGGATAACCGCGTGACGCAGCACTATGCCAACGCGGATTACCTGCCGCAGCGTCGGATTATGCAGCGAGCGACAATTTTGGGGGATAAGCCGTTTTATCGTGCGAGCTGA
- a CDS encoding lysophospholipid acyltransferase family protein — MFSLDSVLDDLWPQARPAPWQKSLLKKLFYEEEFQQFAATHRHLKGLDMVEQVLEHLDIHCTVSARDLEQIPEHGPLVIMANHPTGTLDGLALMYAVSRVRRDVKVVTNRMLTHLEPLSSLFIPVDNLGGKTAKTSLIQMEQHLQNAGVLIFFPAGEVSRPTRKGIRDKKWHSGFIKLAGKLRAPLLPVHIQAHNSLLFYATTLISPTLPLLLLMQQMFRRRHSTLPIKIGEQITWHSWFSPPLSPREMAEQCRRHVIRLGKGLPGIFKTVSAIARPEDRALLKRELALAECLGKTGDGKIIYLWQRNGQEEAPLLRELGRLREISFRAVGEGSGRRRDTDSYDDDYLHLILWDEEELEIVGAYRFMPTAAQVEKRGVEGLYSYSLFQYDDKMEEVLAHGIELGRSFIQPRYWGRRGLDYLWSGIGAWLARYPQYRYLFGPVSISGGLPPDARDLLVAFYRLWFPASHPLAASRQPYPASLPDVLAQFGGVDYVDDLTRLKSLLGNMGCGIPPLYKQYSELCEPGGVQFIDFGSDPAFINCVDGLVLVDLCYLKANRYQRYIEAHLPPSP; from the coding sequence ATGTTTAGTCTCGACAGCGTTCTCGATGACCTTTGGCCTCAGGCGAGGCCTGCGCCCTGGCAAAAAAGCCTGTTAAAAAAGCTATTTTATGAAGAAGAGTTTCAGCAGTTCGCCGCTACTCACCGCCACCTGAAAGGACTCGATATGGTGGAGCAGGTTCTGGAGCACCTGGATATTCATTGCACCGTCTCCGCCCGCGATCTCGAACAAATCCCCGAACACGGCCCGCTGGTCATCATGGCAAATCACCCCACAGGTACTCTCGACGGGCTGGCGCTCATGTACGCCGTCTCGCGCGTTCGCCGCGATGTCAAAGTGGTAACCAATCGTATGCTGACGCACCTTGAGCCGTTAAGTTCGCTGTTTATCCCGGTGGATAACCTGGGCGGTAAAACGGCGAAAACGTCGTTGATACAGATGGAACAGCATCTGCAAAACGCCGGTGTACTTATCTTCTTCCCGGCGGGCGAGGTCTCGCGCCCCACCCGCAAAGGGATCCGCGATAAAAAGTGGCATTCCGGCTTTATTAAACTCGCCGGTAAACTTCGGGCCCCCTTGCTACCGGTGCACATTCAGGCACATAACAGCCTGCTGTTTTACGCCACCACGCTGATCTCCCCTACCCTTCCCCTGCTGTTATTGATGCAGCAAATGTTCCGCCGTCGCCACAGCACGTTACCGATAAAGATCGGCGAGCAGATTACCTGGCACAGCTGGTTTAGCCCCCCCTTATCGCCCCGTGAGATGGCAGAGCAGTGCCGCCGGCACGTAATACGCCTGGGGAAAGGACTGCCCGGTATCTTTAAAACTGTCTCTGCGATTGCCCGCCCCGAAGATCGGGCGCTGCTCAAACGAGAGCTGGCGCTGGCGGAGTGTCTCGGGAAAACCGGCGACGGGAAAATCATCTATTTATGGCAACGCAACGGGCAGGAAGAGGCCCCGCTTCTGCGCGAACTGGGGCGTTTGCGGGAAATTTCGTTCCGGGCCGTGGGCGAAGGTAGCGGCAGACGACGCGATACCGACAGCTATGACGATGACTACCTGCACCTGATCCTGTGGGATGAAGAGGAGCTGGAGATCGTTGGCGCCTACCGCTTTATGCCCACGGCCGCTCAGGTCGAAAAACGTGGCGTGGAGGGGCTGTACAGCTACAGCCTGTTCCAGTACGACGACAAAATGGAAGAGGTGCTGGCGCATGGCATTGAGCTGGGACGCAGCTTCATTCAGCCACGCTACTGGGGGCGTCGCGGGCTGGATTATCTCTGGTCTGGTATTGGCGCCTGGCTGGCTCGCTATCCGCAGTATCGTTATCTGTTTGGCCCGGTCTCTATTTCAGGGGGACTACCGCCCGATGCCCGGGATTTACTGGTGGCCTTTTACCGCCTCTGGTTCCCGGCGAGCCACCCGTTGGCGGCCTCTCGCCAGCCTTATCCCGCGTCGCTGCCTGACGTGCTGGCGCAGTTTGGTGGGGTAGATTATGTTGATGACCTGACCCGGCTGAAATCACTGCTGGGTAATATGGGCTGCGGCATTCCGCCGCTCTATAAACAGTACTCTGAACTGTGCGAACCCGGCGGCGTGCAATTTATCGATTTTGGCAGCGATCCGGCCTTCATCAACTGCGTTGATGGACTGGTGCTGGTGGATTTGTGTTATCTGAAGGCGAACCGCTATCAGCGGTATATTGAGGCGCATTTACCTCCCTCACCCTAA
- the hemB gene encoding porphobilinogen synthase has translation MTDLIARPRRLRKSPALRAMFEETTLSLNDLVLPIFVEEEIDDYKAIDAMPGVMRIPEKHLAREIERIANAGIRSVMTFGISHHTDATGSDAWKEDGLVARMSRICKEAVPEMIVMSDTCFCEYTSHGHCGVLCDHGVDNDATLLNLGKQAVVAAAAGADFIAPSAAMDGQVQAIRQALDAAGFTDTAIMSYSTKFASSFYGPFREAAGTALKGDRKTYQMNPLNRREAIRESLLDEAQGADCLMVKPAGAYLDILRDIRERTELPLGAYQVSGEYAMIKFAAQAGAIDEEKVILESLGAIKRAGADLIFSYFALDLAEKKILR, from the coding sequence ATGACCGATTTAATTGCACGTCCCCGTCGCCTGCGCAAGTCACCCGCACTGCGCGCTATGTTTGAAGAGACAACACTGAGCTTAAACGATCTGGTGTTGCCGATTTTTGTTGAAGAAGAGATCGATGACTACAAAGCCATTGATGCTATGCCGGGCGTGATGCGCATTCCGGAAAAGCATCTGGCACGTGAGATCGAGCGTATCGCCAACGCCGGGATCCGCTCGGTGATGACCTTTGGTATCTCCCATCACACCGATGCCACCGGCAGCGATGCGTGGAAAGAGGATGGCCTCGTCGCCCGCATGTCCCGGATCTGCAAAGAGGCCGTGCCGGAGATGATCGTTATGTCCGATACCTGCTTCTGCGAATACACCTCTCACGGCCACTGCGGCGTACTGTGCGATCACGGCGTAGACAATGACGCCACTCTGCTTAATCTCGGCAAACAGGCGGTTGTCGCCGCTGCCGCAGGGGCTGATTTCATCGCGCCATCGGCGGCAATGGATGGCCAGGTGCAGGCGATTCGCCAGGCGCTGGATGCAGCGGGTTTTACCGACACCGCCATCATGTCCTACTCCACTAAATTTGCCTCCTCTTTCTACGGCCCGTTCCGTGAAGCCGCAGGAACTGCGCTGAAAGGCGACCGCAAAACTTATCAGATGAACCCGCTGAACCGCCGCGAAGCGATCCGTGAATCCCTTCTCGACGAAGCTCAGGGTGCCGACTGCCTGATGGTGAAGCCGGCGGGGGCCTATCTGGATATTCTGCGCGACATCCGCGAACGTACCGAGCTGCCATTAGGTGCTTATCAGGTGAGCGGTGAATACGCGATGATCAAATTCGCCGCACAGGCGGGCGCCATTGACGAAGAGAAAGTGATCCTGGAGAGCCTGGGCGCGATCAAACGCGCGGGCGCGGATCTGATCTTCAGCTACTTCGCGCTGGATCTGGCTGAGAAGAAAATTCTGCGCTAA